In Nostoc edaphicum CCNP1411, the sequence ACCAACTGTAGTATATGGTTACTTTGCACTATTGTTTCTGACACCATTGCTGCGGAATTTTATTCCTCTAGAAATATTCAATTCCTTGAGTGCGGGGGTAATGATGGGGATTATGATTACTCCCACCGTTGGCTCTATTAGCTTAGATGCTATTAAATCAGTTCCGCGTTCTTTGCGCGAAGGAGCTTATGCTTTAGGTATCACTAAACTAGAAACTATTTTTAAAGTAGTTTTACCAGCCGCACTTTCGGGAATTATCGCCTCGATTATTTTGGGTATTTCTCGTGCTGTGGGTGAAACAATGACTGTCCTCATCGCCGCTGGACTACAGCCGAAGCTGACTATTAGTTTTGCAGAATCAATAGCAACAATGACAGCTTATATGGCACAAATTTCTGGCGGAGATAGTCCGCGTGGAAGTCTCAATTTCAAGACTTTATATGCTGTAGGTGCGGTTTTGTTTGTGATTACCCTATCTTTGAATATTGTTAGTTACTGGATTGCTAATCGTTATAAGGAAAAATACGAGTAATAAATATGGCTACTAGTTATCAAGATGATGATTCCTTTGCATCGGGGGCAGAATTTACTGATAATGTTGACAAAAGGGAGAGCTTAGGAAAAGTATTTGAAGTCATTTTTTTGATCGGGTTGCTGATTGGAATATTTGTCTTAGCCTTGCTACTTTTTGATATTTTGGGAGACGGATTAGGTAGATTTTTGTCCCCAGGATTTCTCACAGATACCCCTTCTCGTTTTCCTGACCAAGGTGGTATCCGTCCTGCTATTGTTAGCAGCATCCTTTTGGGACTTGTTGTGATTTTTGTCACCGTTCCAATTGGTGTCGGCGCAGCTTTGTATCTCGAAGAATATGCACCCAAAGCTTGGTGGACAGTGGTTATTGAGATTAATATCAGTAATCTGGCGGGTGTACCTTCTATCGTCTATGGATTGCTGGGTTTAGGAGTTTTCAATTATTTGCTTGGCTTTGGCCCGGCTTTGATTTCTGGTGCGTTGACTTTATCTTTGTTGTCTTTACCAGTCATTATTGTCACCTCTAGAGAAGCAATTCGCGCCGTCCCGGATTCTTTGAGAAATGCTTCTTACGGCTTAGGTGTCACCAAATGGAAAACTATTAGCAGTCATGTCATACCTTATGCTGTTCCTGGTATTTTGACAGGGGTGATTATCTCTGTATCTCGTGCCATTGGTGATGCAGCATCTCTAATTGTTGTCGGTGCTGTAGGTTTTCTTACCTTTGACCCTGGTTTGTTCCAGAGATTTATGGCGTTACCCATTCAAATTTACAGTTACATAACTCGTCCTGAACCGGGTTTTGCTAGTGCAGCAGCCGCGACAATTATTGCGTTGTTACTCTTGATTTTAGCTCTCAATGGTGTAGCAATTTATATCCGGCAACGTTTTTCAATCCGTTAGGTAAACGCAGTATGCAACTTTCTCTCAAACCTAACCCCCAACCCCTTCCCAATACTGCTCGGTTAAGGATTTTTAACTCGGAATTGGGTTTGGGGAAAAGGTTAAAGGGTAAAGGTTAAAGGTTTTTTCTTTCCCCTTTCCCCTTCCCCTTTTCCCCTTAACCGACAAGTATTGAACCCCTTCCCTACTAGCGTTGGGGAGCAAGACTTAAAGCCTCTCCCAGTTTCAGGGAGAGGAATGGAAGCGGGGTTTTAAAAATAAGTTGC encodes:
- the pstA gene encoding phosphate ABC transporter permease PstA, whose amino-acid sequence is MATSYQDDDSFASGAEFTDNVDKRESLGKVFEVIFLIGLLIGIFVLALLLFDILGDGLGRFLSPGFLTDTPSRFPDQGGIRPAIVSSILLGLVVIFVTVPIGVGAALYLEEYAPKAWWTVVIEINISNLAGVPSIVYGLLGLGVFNYLLGFGPALISGALTLSLLSLPVIIVTSREAIRAVPDSLRNASYGLGVTKWKTISSHVIPYAVPGILTGVIISVSRAIGDAASLIVVGAVGFLTFDPGLFQRFMALPIQIYSYITRPEPGFASAAAATIIALLLLILALNGVAIYIRQRFSIR
- the pstC gene encoding phosphate ABC transporter permease subunit PstC; translated protein: MQNYTSQDDPYLLPRQSLDKDISEDISERIVGAILFACALVSVLTTFGIVIIIFQETFGFFQEVSFAQFFLDTKWTPLFAERHFGIWPLINGTFLTTAIAMSVAIPLGLCSAIYLSEYAQPKVAAVLRPAVELLAGVPTVVYGYFALLFLTPLLRNFIPLEIFNSLSAGVMMGIMITPTVGSISLDAIKSVPRSLREGAYALGITKLETIFKVVLPAALSGIIASIILGISRAVGETMTVLIAAGLQPKLTISFAESIATMTAYMAQISGGDSPRGSLNFKTLYAVGAVLFVITLSLNIVSYWIANRYKEKYE